The Deinococcus hopiensis KR-140 sequence GGCCCGGGTGGCCCGCGACATTGAGATCGTGGCGCAGACGGGAGCCAGGCTGCACGTTCAGCACCTCTCCACCGCCCGCGCCCTCGACCTCGTGCGGGAGGCGAAGAAACGCGGCCTGCCCGTCACCTGCGAGGTCTGTCCCCACCACCTCACGCTGACGGACGAGGCGCTGCGGTCCTTCGACGCCATCTATAAAGTCGCGCCGCCCCTGCGCACCCAGGCCGATGCCCAGCACCTGCTTGCCGGCCTGCTCGACGGAACGGTGGACTGCCTCGCCACCGATCACGCCCCACACACCCGCGCGGAGAAGGAACGGGACCTGCTGGACGCGCCCTTCGGCATCGCCTACATCGAGCTGGCCTTTCCGCTGATGTGGACGCGCTTCGGCGAACAGCTCGGGCTGGAGAAACTGCTGGACCTGATGACCCAGGCCCCCGCCCGCGTGATGGGTTGGCCTGAGCCGACGCTGGAGGCGGGCACACCCGCCGATCTGGTGGTGCTGGACCTCCAGACCCAGCGGACGGTCAACCCGGCGGAATTCAAGAGCAAGGCCAGATTCTCCCCCTGGGCGGGCGAGATGCTGCGCGGCTGGCCGACGTTGACCGTGGTCAACGGCAGGGTGGCCTACCGACGCGAGTAGGCGGGCAAGCCAGCGCCCCAGCCCTCCAACAGTGGAGGGCTGGGGCCTTCTGCTGGTCAGGGCTACAGGTCCAGGGGATCAGGCGTTTCCGAAGCCCGCTTGCCCTCGTCCTTGTCGTTGCGGTGCAGGGCCTCTTCGAGCTTTTCCTCGCCCTTGCCGGGGTTGACCCGCTTGGTGTCGGGAAAGTCGCCGCTCTCGTGGGCGTCGGTATTGGCGAGGTCTCCGGGATCGGTCATGCCCTATGCTGGCACGCGGAGCCGGGCGAAGTGCCGGGGGTTGGGGAAGGGTTAAGCGGAGCTGTCCGCTTCCGGGAGAATCGCGAGCCCCTGCCTTCCAGAAAAAATTTGGAGTGGGACGCCTGTCCCCACTTTTCAAGCCCGAGCACCCGGTCCCGCGCCGTTCAGACCGCCTGGTCCAAGGCTTTCCGGCCCGTAGAGCTGCGGAGCAGAGCCAAAAGCTCCCTCTGTCCCCGGCGCAGCAGGGGGCTGGGGAGGGGGCACCCCGAACGAGCGCGCCCCCTTCAACTCAGGCGAAATTCGGCCGCCGCCCCAGGGCACGCAGCCGGAGCATGCTCGCCACAAACACCAGCGTGCTGAAGGCCGATACCGTCAGCAGCACGGTAAACGCCGCCTGTGCCCCCAGCGTAGGCTTCATCGCCGCAAAGACCAGCGGGAGGAAAAAGCCGCCCAGGCCCCCCAGCATGCCCACCAGACCGCCCACCACACCCATCTGCCCGGGGTACCACTGTGCCACCAGCGTATAGGTGCTCGCCTTGCCCACACCCATGCCGACGCCCACCACGGTGCTGAGCATCAGGAAGGTGCTGAGGGGCAACTCGCGCGTCAGGGGCAGCAGGCCCAGCAACATCACCGCAAAGGAGGCGACAGTCACGCTCCGGGGGCCGAACTGGTCACTCAGGTAACCGCCCAGCGGCCGCAGCAGGCTGGCGGGAAAGATAAAGAGCGCCGTGAGCAGCCCCGCTTCCGCGAGGGGCACGCCGTAGTGGTCCACGTAATACTTGGGCAGAAAGAGGCTCAGCGCGACGTAGGCTCCGAAAAACACCAGGTAGTACAGTCCGAACCGCCATACCTGCGCCTGGGTCAGGGGCCGCAGCCACTCGGTAAGCGGGCGCGGTGTGACGTTCCCCTGGTCCGTGGGGGTCAAAAGGTGCAGTCCCAGCGCGTAGGCCAGCAGCAGTACCCCGAACAGGAAGGGCACGAAGTGCCAGCCCCCCGGGACCAGCAGTCCGGCGGGCACCAGCGTGATCAGCAGCGGCGCGATCAGCTTGGTGATGCTCGCCCCGGCATTGCCCGCGCCAAAGGTGCCCAGGGCCAGGCCCTGCCGCGCAGTGGGGACCCATTGGGCGATCCAGGCGTTGCCGGCGGCGAAGCTAACCCCGGCCAGCCCCACCCCCAGCGCGAGCGTCAGCAGGGCCGGGTAGGTGTTCACGAAGGCCAGCGCCAGCGAGAAGGCGGCGGTCAGCAGCGTCACCACCGTAAACGTGGCCTTGCCACCGAAGCGCGCGGCCAGGATGCCGGTGGGCAGCCGCAGCAGCGAGCCGGTCAGCACCGGAATGGCCGTCAGCAGCGTGAACTGCGCGTCGCTGAGCCCGAGCTGCTTGCGAATGGGCAGTCCCACGATGGCGAACATCACCCACACGGCGAACATCAGGGTGAACCCCAGGGTGCTGGCGGTCACGACGCGGCGGGCTTCCGGCGTGAGGGACGCGGAGCTGGCGGGCACGGGAGCGGAGGTGTGCGTCATGGGGAAACCTCTTCAGGAAGGAGCGGGAGGAAGCCGGACAACAGGCAGGCGCAGGGGAAGCCGCTACACGGGGACCACCTGCCTGTGGGCTCCCACGCGGGAGGCGGGCACCGTCACAGGCACGGGATGCAGCGTGACGGGCGTGGCCTTGAAAGCGGGCATGTGCGAGTGGGGATCCACTGTGTCTGGATCGGTCAGCAGGTTGGCGGTTTCCGGCCAGTGGAAGGGCAGGAACACGGTGTCGGGCCGCAGCCCTGGCGTCAAGACCACGGGCAAGGTGGTCTCACCGTGCGCCGTTCGCAAGGTCACCGGCTCGCCCGCCCGCAGGCCGTGCTCGGCGGCGGTGTCGGGGTGCATCTGGGCAGTGGCCTCCGCGCGCAGGGCCGCGTTGCGCCGGGTCTGGGTGCCGCTCTGATACTGGTTGCCCAGCCGCCCGGTGGTCAGGGTCAGTGTGCGGGAGGAGGCGCTGACGGCGGGAAGGCGCGGCAGATGCAGGGTGGCGAGGCCATCTGCCGTCGGGTAGGTGGGCGCGTAGGCGTAGGGCGTATCGGGGCCGTCAGCGTGGCGCACGGGCCACTGCGCTGAGGCCCGGTCCAGCCGCTCGGCGCTCAGGCCGCTGTAGTCGGCTTTGCCGCCCTTTGTGGCGCGGAAGAATTCGTCCTGCAACTCCCGGAAGGTGGCGTAGGTGAAGCCCTGGGGGCGGCCCACGGCTGCGGCGAGGTCACACAGAATGCGCCAGTCCTCGCGTGACGCACCGGGCGCAGTGATGGCCTTGCGGCGACGCTGAACCCGCCCTTCGAGGTTGGTGGTGGTGCCTTCCTCCTCGCACCACATGGAACCGGGCAGCACGAGGGTGGCGATCTGGGCGGTTTCGCTCGGCAGAAAATCGATGACGATGAGGTGCTTTAGGGCTTTGAGGCGCTCCGTGATCTGCCCTGCTCCCGCCGCACTGACCACCGGGTTGGACCCCAGCACGATCAGGGCTTCGATCTCGCCACCGCAGGCGTTCAGCAGGTTCTGGGCGCTGTGACCGGGCTGGGGCAGATCGCCTTCTGAACAGCCCCAGAGCGCCGCCATCTCCACGCGGTGGCGGGGATCGCGCAGGCTGCGGGCCCCAGGAAGCTGGTCATTCTTCTGCCCATGCTCGCGTCCACCCTGGCCGTTGCCCTGGCCGGTCAGGGTACCGTAGCCGCCTCCGGGTTTGCCGAAGTGCCCGGTCAGAAAGGCCAGATTGAGGAAGGCCTGCACGGTGTCCGTGCCGTGCGCGTGCTGCTCTGCCCCGCGGCCAGTCAGAATCAGGGGCTTGTGCGCCTCGGCGTAAGCGCGGGCCAGGGCCAGCAGCTCGGCCTCGGGAATGCCGCACTCGTGGGCCACGCGGGTGGGTGGGTAGGCGTCCGCCTGGGCCAGCGCCTCCAGCATGCCGTGAGACGGCGCGGTGGGGCGCACCTTGCCCCAGACCTTCATCAGGTGTAGCAGGCCCAGCGCCAGCACGCCGTCGGTGCCGGGGCGCAGGCCGAGGTGCCGGCCAGCCACCTTGGTGGTGGTGGTGGCGCGCGGATCAATCGCGTACACCACGCCGCCCCGGTCCTTGGCCGCCTTGAGGTACTGCATGATGGGCGGCAACGTCTCGGCAATATTGGCGCCGACGAGCAGGATCAGGTCACTCGTGCCCATCTCGGCCAGGGGAAAGCCGAGGCCCCGGTCATAGCCCACGCTGCGGTTGAGCGCCGTGCTGGCCGAGGCCATGCAGTAGCGCCCGTTGTAGTCGATGTGCGGCGTCTTTAGCGCCAGTCGGGCGAATTTGCCCAGCAGGTACGTCTTCTCGTTGGTCAGGCTGCCGCTGCCAAAAACGCCGACGGCTTGCGGGCGCGTCTGCACCAACGGTCCCAGCACCCCGCGGACATAAGCCAGTGCCTCAGACCAGCCCACGGGCACGAGCTCACCATTCTTCCGCAGCAGGGGATGGGTCAATCGGTCCGGATGGCGCAGGTCCGAGAGGGCGGCGAGGCCCTTTTTGCATACCGTTCCCCGTGCGACCGGACAGTCCTTGGTCGGCGTGACCTTGACAGGCAGGCCATTTTCCAGATGCAGATCGAAATTGCACTGGACCGCGCAGTACGGGCAAGTCGTCCGGACAGTGGGCAGGAGGGAGGGCGCAGTCATGCGGTCACCTTGCGCGAGAAAGATCAGGGCGTCAAGGCCAACTCTGCTTTTTGTTCTCGATTTGTCTAACGGTTTGCGCTCCTTTGCATCTAGCTTCAAACTCTTCTAGGTTTTTCTGCTTTTCGTTTCAAAAAGATTTGACAAACGGCAGAAGATCGGGCTCAATGGGGCCAGAGCCGGGCCATCCCCAGCCGCGCCCGGCACCAGAAGGACACCCGTTTCCCGGAGGACCCATGACCCCAGAGCTTGTTCCCACCTCTCTCCCTCACATCGTCATCGTCGGAAGCGGCATGGTCGGTCACCGCCTCGTGGAGAACCTGCGCGCCGGAGCCGACGCCACTGCCCTGCGGCTCACCGTGATCAGCGAGGAGTCCCGACTCGCCTATGACCGCGTTCACCTCAGCAGCCACTTTGATGATCCCGCCCCGGACCTCTCGCTCGCCCGCCCCGAGAGCTACGCCGGGCAGGGCGTGAACGTGGTGTTCGGCCGGGCCAGCGCGGTTGACCGCGAGGCGAGAACGGTGACCGTGGGCGAGCAGCACCTGGCCTACGACGCACTGGTGCTCGCGACGGGAAGCTTTCCCTTCGTGCCGCCCATTGAAGGCCGGGACGCGGCGGGGTGCTTCGTGTACCGCACGCTGGAAGATCTGGAAGCCATTCGCGCGGCGGCGGGGACGGCCCGCTCCGGCGTGGTCATCGGCGGCGGTCTGCTGGGCCTGGAAGCCGCCGGCGCACTGCGTAAACTCGGCCTGGACACCCACGTCGTCGAGTTCGCTCCCCACCTGATGCCCGCGCAACTGGACGCCGAAGGTGGCGCGGCCCTCGCCCGGGTGATCGGGGAGATGGGCATCGGCGTGCATACGGGCAAGGCCACCTCCCAGGTCATGACGGACACGGTAGGGCGCGTAACTGGCCTCGCCTACGCGGATGGGGGCACCCTCGAAACCGACATGGTGGTGTTCTCCGCGGGGATTCGCCCCCGGGATGACCTCGCCCGTGCCTGTGGCCTGACGGTGGGCGAGCGCGGCGGCGTCGCCGTGGATGACAGTTGCCTGACCAGCGATCCACACATTTACGCCGTGGGGGAGTGTGCGCTGCATCACGGGCGGGTCTACGGTCTGGTGGCCCCCGGCTACGCGATGGCGAAAGTCGCGGCGGCGCACCTGCTGGCCGACGTGGCCCTCGGTGGAAACCGCGGGGCCCGCTTCAGCGGCGCAGACCTCAGCACCAAACTCAAGCTGCTGGGCGTGGAGGTGGGCAGCTTCGGGGACGCGAAGGGCACCACGCCGGGCGCGCGGACGGTGAGCCTCAGCGACAACGTGCGCGGCACGTACTCCAAACTGGTCCTCTCGCCCGACGGAACGAAGGTGCTCGGCGGCCTGCTCGTGGGCGACACCTCGCGCTACAGCGATCTGCTGGACCTCGCCATGTCGGGCACCCCGCTGAACGTGCCGCCCGAGACCTTGATCGTGCCGCCGCTGCCGGGAGGAGCCGCCCTCCCCACAAGCACAAACGCGCTGATCTGCTCGTGCGAGAACGTCCGCACCGATGCCGTCTGCTCGGCCATCGGCGCGGGGGCGCGCGATGTGGCGAGCCTCAAGAAATGCACCGGGGCCGGAACGGGCTGCGGCGGCTGCGTGCCCAGCCTGCACGGCCTGCTTCAGAGCGAACTCAGGAGGCTGGGCGAGACGGTGACCAACCACCTGTGCGAACACTTCGCGTACTCGCGGCAGGAACTGTTCGGTATCGTCCGCGTCAAGGACCTGCGGACCTGGGCGGAGGTGCTGGAAGAGCACGGCAAAGGTCACGGCTGCGAGGTCTGCAAGCCCGCCGTGGCGAGTATCCTCGCCAGCCTGCATAACGAGCATGTGCTGAAGCCCGAACACGCGCCCATGCAGGACACGAACGACGCCTACCTGGCCAACATCCAGAAAAACGGCACCTACTCGGTGGTGCCGCGCGTGCCGGGCGGCGAGATCACCGCCGAGGGACTGATCGCCATCGGCAGCGTGGCCCGCAAATTCGGCCTGTACTGCAAGATTACGGGCGGACAGCGCATCGACCTGCTGGGCGCGCAGCGCGATGACCTCCCCGCCATCTGGGCAGACCTGATCGCCGCCGGCTTCGAAAGCGGGCACGCCTACGGCAAGAGCCTGCG is a genomic window containing:
- a CDS encoding dihydroorotase, which codes for MTQLTITNIKRPGSDQPESITVEHGVIKGWNLPHEGEVIDGQGGTLAPALTELHAHLREPGQTEKEDLASGLAAAAAGGYGTVVSMPNTSPVVDDPAIVRALIEKAEGLGFARLKPAAALTKGQKGEQLAELAFLKDAGAAMFTDDGRTNENARVLRLGLEYAHSLGMVISVHAEDATLRADGVINEGPVSEALGLPGNPAAAEAARVARDIEIVAQTGARLHVQHLSTARALDLVREAKKRGLPVTCEVCPHHLTLTDEALRSFDAIYKVAPPLRTQADAQHLLAGLLDGTVDCLATDHAPHTRAEKERDLLDAPFGIAYIELAFPLMWTRFGEQLGLEKLLDLMTQAPARVMGWPEPTLEAGTPADLVVLDLQTQRTVNPAEFKSKARFSPWAGEMLRGWPTLTVVNGRVAYRRE
- a CDS encoding MFS transporter, with the protein product MTHTSAPVPASSASLTPEARRVVTASTLGFTLMFAVWVMFAIVGLPIRKQLGLSDAQFTLLTAIPVLTGSLLRLPTGILAARFGGKATFTVVTLLTAAFSLALAFVNTYPALLTLALGVGLAGVSFAAGNAWIAQWVPTARQGLALGTFGAGNAGASITKLIAPLLITLVPAGLLVPGGWHFVPFLFGVLLLAYALGLHLLTPTDQGNVTPRPLTEWLRPLTQAQVWRFGLYYLVFFGAYVALSLFLPKYYVDHYGVPLAEAGLLTALFIFPASLLRPLGGYLSDQFGPRSVTVASFAVMLLGLLPLTRELPLSTFLMLSTVVGVGMGVGKASTYTLVAQWYPGQMGVVGGLVGMLGGLGGFFLPLVFAAMKPTLGAQAAFTVLLTVSAFSTLVFVASMLRLRALGRRPNFA
- a CDS encoding molybdopterin oxidoreductase family protein produces the protein MTAPSLLPTVRTTCPYCAVQCNFDLHLENGLPVKVTPTKDCPVARGTVCKKGLAALSDLRHPDRLTHPLLRKNGELVPVGWSEALAYVRGVLGPLVQTRPQAVGVFGSGSLTNEKTYLLGKFARLALKTPHIDYNGRYCMASASTALNRSVGYDRGLGFPLAEMGTSDLILLVGANIAETLPPIMQYLKAAKDRGGVVYAIDPRATTTTKVAGRHLGLRPGTDGVLALGLLHLMKVWGKVRPTAPSHGMLEALAQADAYPPTRVAHECGIPEAELLALARAYAEAHKPLILTGRGAEQHAHGTDTVQAFLNLAFLTGHFGKPGGGYGTLTGQGNGQGGREHGQKNDQLPGARSLRDPRHRVEMAALWGCSEGDLPQPGHSAQNLLNACGGEIEALIVLGSNPVVSAAGAGQITERLKALKHLIVIDFLPSETAQIATLVLPGSMWCEEEGTTTNLEGRVQRRRKAITAPGASREDWRILCDLAAAVGRPQGFTYATFRELQDEFFRATKGGKADYSGLSAERLDRASAQWPVRHADGPDTPYAYAPTYPTADGLATLHLPRLPAVSASSRTLTLTTGRLGNQYQSGTQTRRNAALRAEATAQMHPDTAAEHGLRAGEPVTLRTAHGETTLPVVLTPGLRPDTVFLPFHWPETANLLTDPDTVDPHSHMPAFKATPVTLHPVPVTVPASRVGAHRQVVPV
- the nirB gene encoding nitrite reductase large subunit NirB, whose protein sequence is MTPELVPTSLPHIVIVGSGMVGHRLVENLRAGADATALRLTVISEESRLAYDRVHLSSHFDDPAPDLSLARPESYAGQGVNVVFGRASAVDREARTVTVGEQHLAYDALVLATGSFPFVPPIEGRDAAGCFVYRTLEDLEAIRAAAGTARSGVVIGGGLLGLEAAGALRKLGLDTHVVEFAPHLMPAQLDAEGGAALARVIGEMGIGVHTGKATSQVMTDTVGRVTGLAYADGGTLETDMVVFSAGIRPRDDLARACGLTVGERGGVAVDDSCLTSDPHIYAVGECALHHGRVYGLVAPGYAMAKVAAAHLLADVALGGNRGARFSGADLSTKLKLLGVEVGSFGDAKGTTPGARTVSLSDNVRGTYSKLVLSPDGTKVLGGLLVGDTSRYSDLLDLAMSGTPLNVPPETLIVPPLPGGAALPTSTNALICSCENVRTDAVCSAIGAGARDVASLKKCTGAGTGCGGCVPSLHGLLQSELRRLGETVTNHLCEHFAYSRQELFGIVRVKDLRTWAEVLEEHGKGHGCEVCKPAVASILASLHNEHVLKPEHAPMQDTNDAYLANIQKNGTYSVVPRVPGGEITAEGLIAIGSVARKFGLYCKITGGQRIDLLGAQRDDLPAIWADLIAAGFESGHAYGKSLRTVKSCVGSTWCRYGVQDSTGLAVRLELRYRGLRSPHKLKSGVSGCTRECAEARGKDFGIIATEKGWNLYVGGNGGVTPKHAVLLAADLDEQTLIRTIDRFLMFYIRTADRLQRTSTWLENLDGGVDYLRSVILDDALGLCADLDAAMERHVGTYFDEWAAALADGANLPRFRTFINSDARDSAIEWVNERGQIRPADLPGLDGLSPLPMAGGDD